One genomic window of Carassius auratus strain Wakin chromosome 14, ASM336829v1, whole genome shotgun sequence includes the following:
- the LOC113113518 gene encoding putative P2Y purinoceptor 10, whose protein sequence is MTSVNTSCSTNMTVWKHTTNQLYTYVYLIIFIPGLLCNTLALWVLCRFISKKTKAVIFMINLTIADLAHVLSLPLRIHYYFKDEWPFGSGLCMLCFYLKYLNMYASIVFLVCISLQRCAFLLRPFCARNWKRRYDICISAAVWLVVGLCCSPFILMRRKSNSGNNTTTCFKDLPMRQLGLTSAISMMVGAELLGFLGPLIVIGVCTYLIVKSMRRRNQKQQSTGSTRKALRMVRVCTGVFLFCFAPYHINFLLYLMVTQNIITNCEAGQAIKIFHPISLCIASLNCCLNPLIYYFLTTEFKQQLSQHGSSVLRGRLMSTESTSSFRD, encoded by the exons ATGACTTCTGTGAACACGTCGTGTTCCACTAACATGACTGTCTGGAAACACACAACAAACCAGCTCTACACATATGTTTACCTGATCATATTCATCCCAGGCCTGCTGTGCAACACCCTGGCTCTTTGGGTGCTCTGTCGATTTATAAG CAAAAAGACCAAAGCCGTCATCTTCATGATTAATCTGACCATAGCTGATCTGGCTCATGTGCTGTCGCTGCCGCTTCGAATTCACTACTACTTCAAAGATGAATGGCCTTTCGGCAGCGGGTTATGCATGCTATGTTTTTACCTGAAGTACCTTAACATGTACGCTAGCATCGTCTTTCTGGTGTGCATCAGCCTCCAGCGCTGTGCGTTCCTCCTGCGGCCGTTCTGTGCCAGGAACTGGAAGAGACGCTATGACATCTGCATCAGCGCCGCGGTCTGGCTGGTGGTTGGGCTCTGCTGCTCGCCCTTCATTTTAATGAGGAGAAAATCAAATTCGGGAAATAACACCACAACCTGCTTCAAAGACCTGCCGATGCGTCAGCTGGGTTTAACCTCGGCCATTTCCATGATGGTTGGTGCTGAGCTCTTGGGATTTCTTGGTCCGTTAATAGTGATTGGTGTCTGTACTTATTTAATCGTGAAATCCATGCGACGGCGGAACCAAAAGCAGCAGTCCACGGGCAGCACGAGAAAGGCCTTGCGCATGGTTAGAGTGTGCACAGGGGTCTTCCTCTTCTGTTTCGCCCCTTACCACATCAACTTCCTGCTGTACCTGATGGTGACCCAGAACATTATAACAAACTGTGAAGCGGGTCAGGCCATCAAAATCTTCCACCCCATCTCTCTTTGCATCGCGAGCCTCAACTGCTGCCTCAACCCTCTCATCTACTACTTCCTGACCACAGAGTTCAAGCAGCAGCTGTCTCAGCACGGCAGCTCTGTGCTCCGGGGCCGTCTGATGAGCACCGAGAGCACCTCTTCCTTTAGGGACTGA